In Bombyx mori chromosome 15, ASM3026992v2, the sequence AATTAAAGTTAAGAGGTAAAATCATTAACTTTCGTCAATTAACGTTTTATTAAACTGAATCTATTCTTGACATCAATTACAAATGTGCTGACCACAGGATTCCTAATGTTCCAGGACACTAGTTGTTTGATGTAATACAACCGAACATCTTAgtcacagaacactattacttctagcgaagcAAGCAATAACGCACACTGcatgtttattttaaagttgCATTTGAACAGGAACATAAGTCGTTCAACAACCTGGCTCCACGGGAATCGGGTGCAATCGTCGCGACCCTAACATATTTTAAcgataacatttaaaattaatctttGACATTTATAACACAGAATATTTGTACGTGATTCTGTGTATTAAGGTGAGTTAATAAAATCCAGACTTATCATTAACAAATACTGCATGCACCCTCGCTTTGTGCTCGCACACTAGTTGAAAGATTCTTACGATGTGCTATAAATTTAGAATTGCTTTATAATAGAAAAGAGACGATTTCATTATGTTTGTCGGGTGCAAAAGGGTATGTCCTAAAGTCAATCGGAAATTATATTCATTCACTAAATCTAGTGTTCGCCCAATACTATTTTCCTTTTTCATTGATAACACAAAGTTCATTATAAAAAGGACTAAAAATCGGTTGGTAAATAGAAGAGGAAATCGGCTAAATTTTTTTGCCTTTATCTTGATTTCTTTTCAATAACAGTGCTGAAATAAGAGTTAATGTTATTGTTATGCTATTACGCTTACGCCAATAGcgcaaattatatatatttgcaATTAAAACTCCCCCTCCTTATATTTTGCATTTAGCACGTTTGTCTTCTAGATCTGTATTATTGTACATACTAAACTTATCTCATTTCACTGTTAACTTTGTATTCTTCATAACTTTAAACAACCTAATTTACCatcataatatatagataacactaTGTATTAATTCTCGTAACTTAAGTTTTTAACTTATGCTGTTATAAATATTTGGTATACTGCACCTATTTAAAGTTTGGGTAGGTCTCAGTAGAAAGGTAAGGTACATCATTATAAATCCCATTATCGTTatcatacgtatgtatgtatatgtataatttttGCATTTCATATACAATTTTCTTTCACTATAATTTGTCGCTTTTCATGAGGATAAAAGTGATTTATTAGTAGTCACTTACTGTTAGAtatgattttgattttatatGAAATTACCGGAACCCGTGACGCCACCACCAAGTgtgtattataatagtatattatataacatataCATGTTTTTAAATAAGCCTTGCGTATTCTAATCTATGACTATTTCATTTGGTAATTAAACACATTATCAACTCATTAACTAATCAGACTGCTGGAATGATAAAGTATGCCGCTTAATTAAAAGTAAGAAATGTATTCCACCTGCGTAAGGGGTGCATACCGGGCTGATTGATGAGAACTAATGCTTATTTGTCGATAGCGACAGGTTCTATTCGACAGTGCGCAGTAACCAGAGGATCGTGATCAGACAGTAGTCATCGTATCTGTAAAGAACCGAAACTTAGTTGCGTGAACTCCAACTTCTTAAGTTAAGAAGTCTTTGTATTTAATAAAGTCATGAGCAGCGAGCGATCCCATACTAATGCACCCTACACCTGAAGGTATAACATCGCATGGATCAGAACACAAAGATAGCTTAATTCGATTGTCGTACATGCGTTTTGTGTCATGCCACCGAAATTACTTTTAGCTAGGTCGGTGGACAACTGTACAATTATCAAATTACGATTTATATATTTCTTTGGATCTGTAGTTCTTGGTAAAGTTTGGAAGTAAAGAAGTGAGTTTATATTATATCATCTGGAATCTCGGATCTAATCCAGTTCTCGTGAATACAGCGGGTCTGACATGATGTTTGTGCAGCTTCCTAGGGTTTATAGTCGCGTAGGCAGGAGGCGGGTCGTGGTACATTATGCCCAGAACCGGTCCGGCCACATCGTATAGTATTGGGGCGATGGGTTTGCTGTACCCTGTGTCGTGGGGGACGATGGGAACACTCCCATAAGATTTCTCGATTGGAAAATAATCTACAGAATTTGGTGCTGTTTTAGGTTTTGATAATTCTATTTTATCCATTGACGAATTGTTGTGACTCGGACTAGAAATAAGTGGCGTTAATTTATTACTATTTGATTGATTTCCATTTGTAAGCCTACTTTTAGAGGAGAGTGTACTACTGCTACTGGTGGgtgcaaatttataaataactttGTTGCTGTGGACCATAGAATCGTTAgagcttttattattttcttctaaAGCAAAATGAACGTTGTGGCTGTTTGTTCTAGGTttagttttgattttttcttcaaCTTCATATCTTGCTTTTAATGAGCTCTTTGTGGCAGTAGGAAGGCTTTCTGCCAAAGCATAGTCTTTTGATTTCAAAATATGTGTAGTTTCTGAAAGAATTCCTTTTGTAATCATTTCACCACTATTTGCATTCCTATTATGGGATGGCGAAGCGTATGACGTCACGGGCTTACATTCATTATCAGAAAGTTTCTTCTGATTATAATTCTGTAATGGGAAGCAATAATTTATAGCTTCAATTGGATTACAATATTCTTTACTTAAACTAGTTTGATTATCGTCTGCAAAATCGGTATTAACAATCTTTGTAAGCTTAACATTGTCAGTCAAGTTATGGttcgttaaatatttcattGGCAGTGGATACATTGGCATGATGTTGGCTTTCAAATACTCGTCCAAGATGAGGTTGTTGTTTGTATCAGATATTTCATTATCGTCATTGTTTGTCAGATCAGACTGTGGGTTCAGAAGTACACGGTGAGGTTCATGTGCTCGGCGACCGCGCGGTTGGTCGCGTCGTGCACCGGACTCTCTGCGTCGCTGCTCTGGAACAATCGGCTCTTTTAAACGGATCTTAACGAATTACCTCTGCTTATTTGCTTTAAGTTTCAGTGCACCTTAATTCTaagtatttaaatgtaattatctACAAGTAAAATGTAGTGCATCACTTTTAATTCAATGgctgacatttatttttattttttattgcttagatgggtggacgagctcacagcccacctggtgttaagtggttactgaagcccatagacatctacaacgttaatgcgcaacccaccataagataagttctaaggtctcagtatagttacaacggctgccccacccttcaaatcgaaacgcgttactgcttcacggcagaaataggcggattggcggtacttacccgtgcggactcacaagaggtcctaccagtgaaattttaaaataatattcatgaGGGGTTATCAGGAGGTACCTGTTTGTTGTGGTCGTCCCAGGCGAGCGCCTTGAGCGTGGCGGGGATGGTGTGCGCGGGCCACGCCACGCCGGagcgcgcgccgccgccgccgcgcagGTGGTCGCTCATGGCGCACTCGCCGCCCGCCGGCGCCACCCGCCCGCCGCCCGCCGGCGCCACCCCCCCGCCGCCCCCCCGCCGCGCCTCCCCGCTCCTCGCACCTGCTTGTCATAAGACAGTTGCACAATTGCGGTGAaataactcacagacacagcccactgagtttctcgctggatcttctcagtgggtcgcgtttccgatccgatggtagattctgcgaagcactgctcttgctagggccagtgctagcaacacctccgAGCGTAATATCAATTGCATTTCAATaaagttttttagtttttctagCTCTTCCAAAACCAACATAGCTGCCTCATAAAAATGGCAAAATGATGTCGCAACTCGTACAGCCACTCGAACAACCATAACGTAAGAATGAGCACGGCAATAGTCCGCCCGGGAATTAATCACGGGACACGGTAATTTAGTTGAATGACTTTTGATCTGAATTAGGTCAATTCGACACGAGTCTTTAAGCTTTTTATCTATAATGAATACATATAGACATAACATACCTTCGTGTCCATTTGACGGCTTAGTGGCAGCGTCAGGCATATGAAGACTGGAGCTAGAGCCGGCTAGTATAGTACTAGCCCCGGCGCTGACACTCTGCAGGGAGCTGCTGGTGGCCAGCGTTGCTGTGCCATTGTTGGCAATAGTGTTGGTGCCGTTGGCGCCGGAGTCGGGGAGGGTGGGGGGCAGGGGTGAGGGGAGCGGTCGGGATTTCTCGTGGTTGATGAATCCAGCTGGTTTGAGTGGAGCCGGTGCTGGAGATTTGATACGTTTTTTCCTGCTAAAATGTTTGTCAATAATTAGTAAGGAAAAATATCTTCTTTTCACATTCCAATTaactttagtatttatttatttggatctCACGCTTTGAGTTGTGATATAGTTACTTTTTGGCATAAATTACTGATGATCACACTGTCTTCCTGTAACCTGTGTATTTCCACCTAACTATCATGTGACGTAAGGTTGAAATCTATAACAAGTGCAATGTCAGCAACGCAATCGAACTATATCAGGTGTTCCGGCAGTAACTTGGTGTTCCGGGTGATCGTCTTCCTCAACTGCTTGCATGTAGGATGGCTTGGATGCAAGCTTACACAAGTTCAATACATATTCTATTCCACACGagtgtattaaatatttattgcgaTTGTTACAATTGAGTATGtcctttttaataaaatgtaatctcGTAGTGAAAAGTGCTTCTCGAACTCTGACATGAGCTCTGTATTTCACATGTTTTCTTTACAGGTTGTCAGTTCCAGAGTAACTTTGACCTCTCTTTTTGGTACTATGTGTAGATGACATAGCTATCCACAATGCTACCAGTAAATGATGCAGCAACAAAAGTTGCAAAATAAAAGATACTAACGCGGTGTATATGTAGAGGAAGAGTCCACAGACGAGCAGCGCGAGCAGCGCGAGGGCCGCCACCAGCGCCGCCAGCAGCCCCgcgccccgcaccgcgccccccgccgcgccccccgccccgcgcACCACCACCGTCACCGGGACCGATGTCTGTACGGACACAGTCATCGTTTAAAATCGAGCCGAGCCACTGTCTACTGCTTTTACTAGCTACTCTACTATTTaccctacctaatcgctggtagactaaggggctattccaatttcacgcggactggtaggtgagctcctGTACACGACACGTGTGAGGCGCACGCAAGCAGCGCGCGGGTCAATATAAAACTATTGTCGCTCGCTAATCCTTAGATTTAAGtactattttgtaaaatatggtatatatattaatattttgtggAGGTAGCCATCACAagacacaagatatttgacagaggcctgaatctcgcttacgacattttcaagataagtttccataagtttcgaacaacaacattcggaccgtcggtctacagaACAACAtcgcccgctcggtggaagatcttccttttgtcgtATCTATAACTTATTACTAATTTGTTTCAAAGTTTTATTTAGAATATAAGATATTACCTGTCGTGGAGGAATCCCTGAATCTATAGCAGTGGCCACCAAGTGTAGAGATGACGAGTTTAAATTTCCGATCGCTTCCTCCCGCAGGAATAAATCTCCGCTGGCATTAATGTAgaacatactgaaaattatatacattcatttaaatttacatcAATAATAGTCACTCAATCGCACTAAGagctttttaatatattttcagagCGTCTCTTCCTTCATTTTTCTCTAAGGCTTATTTTTCTTGAATCCGCAACGAACTTAATAAGCAGACAATAAAAGGCGTAGGAATTTAGATTCCGAAATACCTCCTCGCAAATCGGGAGACAATAAAATTTAACCCGGAACTTAGCCGGAAAGCGGAAAAGAGATGCGTCTTGGAACGTTCGTATTATGAAAAGAATGGACGGAAGTTGCCGTCAGCTGCCACAAGATCAGTATGTTGCCCAACGTACCGCGCGTGCTGCCCGGCGAGGCTGAGCGCGAGCGTGCCGGCGTCCCCGTCGTGCGCCACCAGCCGGCCCACGCGCAGCCCCCCCGCCGcctcccccgccccgccccccgccgccTCCACCTCGAACTCGTACTGCGGGTGTCGGAACCGCGGCTCCCACTCATTCACGTCCTCCACGCTTATGTTTATTGATGCTGTGTCATTCTAGAATgaacaagaaaatttaaatttagagttAATAGTTGTTATCGAAGAGTTTAGTGGTATCCTTCCCAGACATCAAAAGAATAGATGACCTACATCTAACCCACTCTCAACTTATACACAATTTTCAAATTTCCTTCTTAAGAGGATGGTGTAACCGGATGATGGAGACTGTGTTCcccaacccacgctggttcttaCCCCACGGGGTGTATcttgacgccttcagctctgacactaggagcaggcttagggaccccggtaactgtactcgtcgaactcgacaaagaggtcgacgtgcaacctaacccatgcatcagcccgctgagtttctcgctggatcttctcagcgggtcacgattccgatccggtagtagattcatttgcgaagcaattgttcttgagttgttaggcgctcgggcagttgttagcaaatcccacccctcctggctgagcctttgctcgcccaccagttctggtgaaactggaaaggacttcgggccaccaataatctttcaatcataaaaaaaaacgggtatGCCGGTAGTGTCAGCTGAcggtgccatctaggcgggcacTGGTAAAACCGTGGTGGTAGTGTGGACTTTGATTTATGACCGGACATACTGTTATCATAAGGAACCTCGGATCTCAAAAGCGTTACATTGATCAACTTACTGATATAGAGTCAGTGACCATAACTTGGTAGAAGTAATTGGACGTAGTTTCATAGTCAAGGGATCTCCTAAGTATGACTTCACCGGCGTTGTTGATGGCAAATTTATCCAAGAAGCTGCGGTCTGATACGTAGAACTGTAGTGGACTCTGAAACAATGTGAAATTTCTTTCATTTTGAGACACAATATGTGAAAGAATATACTTTCCAATCAGAGCGCATGCGCGTCACAATACTATCAGCAGAGAATAAGTGTTGGCAATCGCGAAATGCAGATCTAATACTCGAGCTGCAGTCTGTTGTGTTGACGACCACTAATCGCTTGCCGATTGATATTTGAAAAGCATCTTCTCTTCACTCCTTTAAAAATCCAAACGGACCTTCCTCGTATTTATTCAGTAAAAGTTATTTTCACATACCTCCCTAAATTCTGTATTTTGTGGCACGGTGGTTAGGGTCAGGAGCACGGATCCTGGCGAGGCTCCTTCACTGACTGTGGTCGAGTACTGCTTCTGGGTGAACTGAAGCCTGCTGATGGGCGGAGTGGAAGATCGTGGTGTGGTACTACGGATGGTAAGCGTCGCTAACGCGTACCGATCTGGATTATCCACTTGTGTTGcctgaaataaattaatcacCATTTTGAGgtttaacaattttttattattattctgatggttatctttgtaatttaagTTTAAGAGTAAACATACAAGCAATTGAAGTGAGGCCGCGTCGTCAAATGCCACAGAACatcggttactggagtccatagacatctaaaacgtaaatgcgccacccaccttgagatataagatctaagatctcagtatagttacaacggctaccccatccttcaaaccgaaacgcattactgcttcacggcagaaataggacaggtggcgatacctacccgtgcggactcagaggTCCCACTATCAGTGTGGTGTGTACCACGTGTGGGCTTATTACGTACCActattgtataattaattagCTTAATTAACTTATGTGTCACTAACTTTTAAAACAATAGTGACGGAGGGATCCAACTCTGCGATCAGCTGTTTAGTAGCGGCGACCTGGCCAGTGTCCTTATTGACGACAATCAGTTGTTTGTGGTCTCCCGTGCTGGAGTACTGCAGCGGAGCATTGATGCCCAAGTCTTGGTCGGCTGCTGATATCGGCCCGGGAGAGGTCGTGAGGAATGTGCCCTGaagagtaaataataataataataatggttcaAAATAGTAAAACAACGGGTTCTGCCGCCAATCCAGATCACGAGCTGAGAGGGTCAGTGAGTCGACGGTCATATTCTagagattatttaaattttattcttataaaCTCTTATTAACCAAAGTTGAAAAAAACATCTAcgaagtttaaaataataatataaataagtaattgGGGACAAATATTGCACGGTCATCTGGCCCCGAACAAGGATTTCTTGTCCCGTTGGAACCTGAGACTCCTGTAGATACTTATATACgtcgaaataaatatattaatacgggacaaattaatattttcatcatACCAATGTTTGCCGGTTGGCTCCACGGGAAGCTAATTGCTACTGTGACACCCAGGCTGTGAATATCTCAACGGTTGCCTAACTACTAACTAACGGGCTTTCAATTTCGTTTAAGATGACCAAATAGCTAAGCAATATGTTAAAAAAGAAGATAAATCTGTTTATAAGTTATAAACACCATAACGAAAATCTCCTCCAAAAGCTGTATCCAAAAATCAAAACTAAACTAGCTTATGGGGAGGAATAGTTGTGGCGGTGGTACCAGCACGTGCCAATAATGGAGTCATTATATAAGGTAATAGGTCCCTTACCTCCTCAGCATCATCTGGCAGCAGAGCTGTGTAATGTTCGTAGGTAAACTTAGGGTTCTGATCGTCGGCATCCAGCACTGTGACCTGCAGGGTGGTATCGCTGTACAGCGGAGGAGAGCCCTGGTCTTGTACCCTGAGCTTTATTGTGAAGTTGTTTACTGTCTCAAAGTCCAGAGGCTTCTTAACTACTATTATTGGTTCTAGTTCATTTTCAAAACCTAAATATTCctggaaaaaatatttaataattttcaaattattaattatttggcCCCGACTTGTTTCATGTAAGATGCTATGgggatatattaaatttatgtgcCGCGGTTCATTAGAAGCAGAAGCTCATCTGCAGTAGGCATCACCGATTTATAAAATTGGCTCACTGTTTGGATGTAACAGAATTGTGACAtgtttttacaacaaaaaagtCACTTAATAGTCCAGGAGCAGTAGAATATTGCTGCCAGTGATGACTTGGCCTAGCCTCACACTATTTTCTCTTATTGTGTTTTGGAAATCTATTACTATTTCATAAATTGTAATTGGTGCATAATTCATGTAAGGCTTTAACACGATTCTACTTCTTGAAAATTCACCAAAATATGAATCTTTAGAGGCTTATTGTATAACTGTGTGCAGCATTGTCGATAATCGCGTAGTAATCATGTCTACGAGTCATATCCAAGTTGTAATCATTtggaaatcaaatttatttaatttgcaatAAAGTGCAGCTTAGATAATCCCCTCTAATGATAGCCCACTGTTGGTAGATATTATTACTAACTTTTTAATAGGAAAAGCAATTAAAACTGCTTAGAAGCAATATGTTCTTAGAAACGATGAAACACTCGGCGATCATTTGGAACGTAAACTAATTAATCCCGGGCAAGATTCGGGGTCAACGGTTTCATACGAGACGGCCACTCACCGGCTGTCTTCGGCCACTGATTGGCTGGTTTATATTGCGAGCTTATGAAGCGATATTAAAAAGCAATTATTGTGGTAGGTTTGTCGGTAACATGAGGAGTCagtacggatcctcccgatccattaacggtgcttttaggtacctcaagcaccgatcaccgtcctcgccgaacccgtcacttgcgacgaagggctcgacgagtaaattaaccaatagatacagcccattgagt encodes:
- the LOC134200255 gene encoding uncharacterized protein LOC134200255 encodes the protein MPMYPLPMKYLTNHNLTDNVKLTKIVNTDFADDNQTSLSKEYCNPIEAINYCFPLQNYNQKKLSDNECKPVTSYASPSHNRNANSGEMITKGILSETTHILKSKDYALAESLPTATKSSLKARYEVEEKIKTKPRTNSHNVHFALEENNKSSNDSMVHSNKVIYKFAPTSSSSTLSSKSRLTNGNQSNSNKLTPLISSPSHNNSSMDKIELSKPKTAPNSVDYFPIEKSYGSVPIVPHDTGYSKPIAPILYDVAGPVLGIMYHDPPPAYATINPRKLHKHHVRPAVFTRTGLDPRFQMI
- the LOC101739725 gene encoding protocadherin-16; the encoded protein is MPALALFLLLFLLDTPSSLRAQAGEWSPRPKRDEAATTPPAATVAAIALSIKSRAIQDSRCYLMNGGAVESFFISEDTPIGSIIGTLSVNGDPSEDLGDITLRLQEKGAAVGIVPGSKNLTLLRALDREEKIGPSNVYVNVRCDRRRTTDPSFVIPVSVRVWDVNDNAPQWEGAPYAVRVSETAARGARAAAVRASDRDQPGPHSALHYAVLPGPHSEYLGFENELEPIIVVKKPLDFETVNNFTIKLRVQDQGSPPLYSDTTLQVTVLDADDQNPKFTYEHYTALLPDDAEEGTFLTTSPGPISAADQDLGINAPLQYSSTGDHKQLIVVNKDTGQVAATKQLIAELDPSVTIVLKATQVDNPDRYALATLTIRSTTPRSSTPPISRLQFTQKQYSTTVSEGASPGSVLLTLTTVPQNTEFRESPLQFYVSDRSFLDKFAINNAGEVILRRSLDYETTSNYFYQVMVTDSISNDTASINISVEDVNEWEPRFRHPQYEFEVEAAGGGAGEAAGGLRVGRLVAHDGDAGTLALSLAGQHARMFYINASGDLFLREEAIGNLNSSSLHLVATAIDSGIPPRQTSVPVTVVVRGAGGAAGGAVRGAGLLAALVAALALLALLVCGLFLYIYTARKKRIKSPAPAPLKPAGFINHEKSRPLPSPLPPTLPDSGANGTNTIANNGTATLATSSSLQSVSAGASTILAGSSSSLHMPDAATKPSNGHEDQKSFN